One Lysinibacillus sp. OF-1 DNA segment encodes these proteins:
- a CDS encoding DAK2 domain-containing protein: MQSLDGIKFAEMVQMGAHHLYQNANYVDSLNVFPVPDGDTGTNMNLSMTSGAKETELAASEHIGKTAQALSKGLLMGARGNSGVILSQLFRGFGKFIEKEATIDAKGFAAAFQAGVDTAYKAVMKPVEGTILTVAREAAKKGVEVAETETDIIAVMEAFTAEAKASLDRTPELLPVLKEVGVVDSGGQGLLFVYEGFLASLKGEPLPEKNDATLDDLINAEHHRVQDFMNTEDIEFGYCTEIMVRLEEGKEPFDEEHFRNELNPFGDSLLVISDEEIAKVHIHSEQPGSVLSIGQKYGSLIKIKVDNMREQHSAIVGEEHKAPTTAKKVEKHPYAIVTIAMGEGVAELLRSIGASYVIEGGQTMNPSTEDIVKAVQEIGAEKVLILPNNKNIVMAAEQAVELLEIDAAVVPTKTIPQGMAAILAFNPEAAVDLNKKTMSDAFANVKTGQVTYAVRDTSIDGVEIRKDDFMALAEGKIVLSTPALKDAAEKVITDLVDEDAEIVTVIYGEDTTEQAASALAAFIEENYPDVEVELFDGKQGLYPYIISVE, encoded by the coding sequence GTTTGCTGAAATGGTACAAATGGGTGCGCATCATCTATACCAAAATGCAAATTATGTAGATTCATTAAATGTATTCCCAGTACCGGACGGTGATACAGGGACTAATATGAACTTATCGATGACATCTGGCGCAAAGGAAACAGAACTTGCCGCTTCAGAACATATTGGTAAAACAGCACAGGCATTATCAAAAGGTCTTTTAATGGGTGCGCGCGGAAATTCAGGCGTTATTCTATCGCAATTATTCCGAGGCTTTGGGAAGTTTATTGAAAAAGAAGCAACCATTGATGCAAAAGGCTTTGCAGCGGCTTTCCAAGCGGGTGTTGATACAGCTTATAAAGCTGTTATGAAACCTGTAGAAGGAACTATTTTAACAGTAGCACGTGAGGCGGCAAAAAAAGGTGTAGAAGTGGCAGAAACTGAAACCGATATCATTGCCGTGATGGAAGCTTTTACAGCAGAAGCAAAGGCTTCATTAGATCGCACACCTGAATTGCTACCTGTTTTAAAAGAGGTCGGTGTTGTGGATAGTGGTGGTCAGGGCTTACTATTTGTGTATGAAGGGTTTCTAGCCTCTTTAAAAGGTGAGCCTCTTCCAGAGAAAAATGATGCGACCTTAGATGATTTAATCAATGCAGAGCATCATAGAGTACAGGATTTCATGAATACTGAAGATATTGAATTTGGCTATTGTACTGAAATAATGGTGCGTTTAGAAGAAGGGAAAGAACCTTTCGATGAGGAGCATTTCCGTAATGAATTAAATCCTTTTGGGGATTCTTTGCTTGTGATCTCCGATGAAGAAATTGCGAAAGTTCATATCCATTCTGAGCAACCAGGTTCTGTTTTATCAATCGGACAAAAATACGGTAGTCTTATTAAAATAAAAGTTGATAATATGCGTGAGCAGCATTCAGCGATTGTTGGTGAGGAGCATAAAGCACCAACGACTGCCAAAAAAGTAGAAAAACATCCGTATGCTATCGTAACGATTGCGATGGGTGAGGGTGTGGCAGAATTATTGCGCTCTATCGGTGCTTCATATGTCATTGAAGGTGGTCAAACAATGAACCCTTCAACTGAAGATATCGTTAAAGCCGTACAAGAAATCGGTGCAGAAAAAGTATTAATCTTACCGAATAATAAAAATATCGTTATGGCAGCAGAGCAAGCGGTTGAACTATTAGAGATTGACGCAGCGGTTGTTCCTACGAAGACGATTCCACAAGGGATGGCAGCGATTTTAGCGTTTAACCCTGAAGCAGCTGTTGATCTAAATAAAAAGACAATGTCCGATGCATTTGCTAATGTGAAGACAGGTCAAGTAACCTATGCAGTGCGTGATACATCTATTGATGGTGTGGAAATCCGTAAAGATGATTTTATGGCATTAGCAGAAGGTAAAATTGTCCTTTCTACACCAGCATTAAAGGATGCAGCAGAAAAGGTAATCACAGATTTAGTCGATGAAGATGCTGAGATAGTTACAGTGATCTATGGCGAAGATACAACTGAACAGGCTGCTTCAGCATTAGCAGCTTTCATTGAAGAGAACTATCCAGATGTAGAAGTTGAATTATTTGATGGTAAACAAGGGTTATATCCATATATTATTTCAGTAGAATAA
- the sdaAB gene encoding L-serine ammonia-lyase, iron-sulfur-dependent subunit beta — MKFTSVFDIIGPVMIGPSSSHTAGAARIGRVARDLFGRQPKWAKIHLYGSFAETYRGHGTDVAIVGGLLDYDTFDDRIKIAFEEAEKVGLEYEFIPETANTEHPNTARLVIGDDEGEMSVVGISIGGGKIEISEVNGFKLRLTGGMPAILVVHDDRAGCIANVANCLAMHEVNIGHMEVSRIERGLTALMVIEIDQNIEDKVLQQISLIPHITKVSKINN, encoded by the coding sequence ATGAAGTTTACTTCAGTATTTGATATTATTGGACCAGTCATGATTGGGCCTTCCTCCTCTCATACGGCAGGTGCAGCTCGCATTGGGCGTGTTGCAAGGGATTTATTTGGTAGACAACCTAAATGGGCAAAAATTCATTTATATGGATCATTTGCTGAAACGTATAGAGGACATGGTACAGATGTTGCGATAGTGGGGGGCCTATTAGATTACGATACATTTGATGACCGTATTAAAATAGCATTTGAAGAGGCCGAAAAAGTGGGATTAGAATATGAATTTATTCCCGAAACGGCTAATACGGAGCATCCCAATACAGCTCGGCTTGTCATTGGAGACGATGAAGGGGAAATGTCTGTAGTTGGTATTTCGATTGGTGGCGGAAAAATTGAAATCAGTGAAGTCAATGGTTTTAAGCTACGTTTAACAGGTGGTATGCCAGCAATTCTTGTTGTGCATGATGATCGTGCTGGCTGTATTGCCAATGTAGCCAATTGTTTAGCAATGCATGAAGTCAATATTGGGCATATGGAAGTTTCACGTATAGAACGTGGTTTAACAGCTCTAATGGTGATTGAAATTGATCAAAACATTGAAGATAAGGTGCTACAGCAAATATCTTTAATTCCACATATTACAAAGGTTTCTAAAATTAATAACTAA
- the sdaAA gene encoding L-serine ammonia-lyase, iron-sulfur-dependent, subunit alpha — protein MDVLFHNVRELVERAEQEGKLISEIMIEQEILITGRTREEIIQQMDRNLTVMEEAIERGLQGVQSVTGLTGGDAVLLQNYIAQGKSLSGDLLLDAVSKAVATNEVNAAMGTICATPTAGSAGVVPGTLFAVKNKLNPTREQMIRYLFTSGAFGFVVANNASISGAAGGCQAEVGSAAGMAAAAIVEMAGGTPQQCSEAFAITLKNMLGLVCDPVAGLVEVPCVKRNAMGASNSLVAADMALAGVTSRIPCDEVIGAMYRIGQSMSPNLKETARGGLAATPTGKAISKAILENGGLQSIKALQ, from the coding sequence ATGGACGTTTTATTTCATAATGTTCGTGAGCTTGTAGAACGAGCAGAGCAAGAAGGAAAATTAATATCAGAAATCATGATCGAACAGGAAATATTGATTACTGGCAGAACGCGAGAAGAAATCATCCAACAAATGGATCGAAATCTAACCGTGATGGAAGAAGCCATTGAACGAGGATTACAAGGTGTGCAATCAGTAACAGGTTTAACTGGTGGGGACGCCGTATTGCTTCAAAATTATATTGCGCAAGGAAAATCACTATCAGGTGATTTATTATTAGATGCTGTAAGCAAAGCCGTTGCAACAAATGAAGTAAATGCAGCGATGGGAACAATATGTGCAACGCCGACAGCGGGTTCTGCAGGTGTTGTACCAGGAACGCTTTTTGCAGTGAAAAATAAATTAAATCCAACTCGTGAGCAAATGATCCGTTATTTATTTACGTCAGGAGCTTTTGGGTTTGTGGTTGCGAATAACGCTTCCATTTCAGGTGCTGCTGGTGGTTGTCAGGCAGAAGTTGGTTCTGCTGCAGGAATGGCTGCTGCTGCCATTGTTGAAATGGCTGGAGGTACGCCACAGCAATGTTCGGAAGCATTTGCCATTACCTTAAAAAATATGCTTGGTCTTGTCTGTGATCCAGTAGCAGGTCTTGTTGAAGTACCATGTGTCAAACGTAATGCCATGGGTGCATCTAACTCGCTAGTAGCGGCAGATATGGCACTTGCAGGTGTAACAAGTCGTATTCCCTGTGATGAAGTAATTGGCGCTATGTATCGCATTGGACAATCCATGAGTCCGAATCTGAAAGAGACTGCACGAGGCGGTCTAGCGGCAACACCAACAGGAAAGGCTATTAGTAAAGCTATACTTGAAAATGGTGGCCTACAAAGTATTAAAGCTCTTCAATAA
- a CDS encoding M20 metallopeptidase family protein, with product MEITNLPFLTKQAIEDRRYLHQYPELSGQEFETSQFIRKRLEQLQIEILEYDPPSVVAMIQGTKGTKTIALRADIDALPIVEEGDKPYISQKPGVAHMCGHDGHTAILLAVAQWIAMNKEKIESNIMLIFQSAEEITPSGADFLIQNGVLENVDAIFGIHLWQGLEKGKIGLTHGPMMASVDDFEIEIQGHGGHGSMPHETIDPIYIASHLMQAFQSIISRTINPIEAGVITVGNIQAGTTYNIIPETAKLIGTIRALTPETVATIQAKMVSLTEGICHAFGAKGTIDFIIGTPPLINDPQQSRFVESIVCENFGQDVFELVDPVMGGEDFSYYLKHRPGAFIFVGMGGEKSQYPHHHPKFDLDEDVFPDAIKLFIDMILQYK from the coding sequence GTGGAAATAACTAATCTACCATTTTTAACAAAACAAGCTATAGAGGATCGTCGTTATCTTCATCAATATCCAGAGCTTTCTGGACAAGAATTTGAAACAAGTCAATTTATTCGTAAACGATTAGAGCAGCTTCAAATTGAAATATTAGAGTATGATCCTCCTAGCGTAGTGGCTATGATTCAAGGAACAAAAGGTACGAAGACAATTGCCTTACGAGCAGATATAGATGCCTTACCAATTGTTGAAGAAGGTGATAAGCCCTATATCTCTCAAAAGCCAGGTGTGGCACATATGTGTGGTCATGATGGGCATACAGCGATTTTATTGGCAGTAGCACAATGGATAGCGATGAATAAGGAAAAAATCGAGTCAAATATTATGCTTATTTTCCAATCAGCTGAAGAAATCACACCAAGTGGAGCAGATTTTTTAATTCAAAATGGCGTGCTAGAAAATGTTGATGCTATTTTTGGTATTCATTTATGGCAGGGTTTAGAGAAAGGGAAAATAGGCTTAACGCATGGGCCAATGATGGCTTCGGTCGATGATTTTGAAATTGAGATTCAAGGTCATGGTGGACATGGTTCAATGCCACATGAAACGATTGATCCCATTTATATTGCGAGCCATTTAATGCAAGCCTTTCAGAGTATCATTAGTCGAACAATCAATCCTATTGAGGCTGGCGTTATTACAGTAGGAAATATTCAAGCAGGAACAACGTATAACATTATTCCAGAGACAGCAAAATTAATAGGAACGATTAGGGCATTAACTCCTGAAACAGTAGCTACCATTCAAGCGAAGATGGTAAGTTTAACAGAAGGGATTTGCCATGCTTTTGGGGCGAAAGGGACAATCGATTTTATTATAGGGACGCCTCCCCTTATCAATGATCCTCAGCAATCACGCTTCGTAGAATCTATCGTTTGTGAAAATTTTGGGCAGGATGTATTCGAGCTTGTTGATCCAGTAATGGGGGGCGAGGATTTTTCATATTATCTAAAGCATAGGCCAGGTGCATTTATTTTTGTTGGGATGGGTGGCGAAAAAAGCCAATATCCACATCATCATCCAAAATTTGATTTAGATGAAGATGTCTTTCCTGATGCCATTAAGCTTTTTATTGACATGATTTTGCAATATAAATGA
- the recG gene encoding ATP-dependent DNA helicase RecG has translation MTELFSHVNEVKGIGKETAAHLESLGINTVADLLWTFPHRHEDFRLKDLAQTPHNERVTVECKVEREPTILFLGRNKSRLQVTVLAGRHLVKVVFFNQGYLKQKLVPGSIITVTGKWDRGRQVINGTTVTFGPKTDQVDFEPVYSLKGLIPQKRFRKYMRQVLDDFGAELPEAIPYYLQESYKLVPIREGLEGIHFPLDAGHAKQARRRFAYEELLNFQLRIQALRKTRKESERGTIIQFDVHKLRAFIASLPYELTNAQKRVVNEICKDLKEPHRMNRLLQGDVGSGKTVVAAIGLYAAVTAGFQGALMAPTEILAEQHLENLKEWFQPFDVRVALLSGSTKTKERRGILADLANGDLDIVIGTHALIQPDVIFQKLGFVITDEQHRFGVEQRRILRDKGENPDVLFMTATPIPRTLAITAFGEMDVSIIDEMPAGRKQIETHWMKKEQLGSVMSKLELELAAGRQAYAICPLIEESDKLDVQNAVEIYEQLATYFKDRYQVGLMHGRLSADEKDAVMRDFSEGTIQLLVSTTVVEVGVNVPNATFMIVYDAERFGLAQLHQLRGRVGRGEHQSYCILLADPKSDEGKERMQSMTETNDGFRLAEKDLELRGPGDFFGRKQSGLPDFKVADLVHDYRILETARKDATEMLETKAFWQDDDYQYLRKMLEESGVLQGERFD, from the coding sequence ATGACTGAATTATTTAGCCATGTCAATGAAGTGAAAGGCATCGGGAAAGAAACAGCAGCACATCTTGAATCACTAGGCATCAATACAGTAGCTGATTTATTATGGACGTTCCCACATCGACATGAAGATTTTCGTTTAAAAGATTTAGCGCAAACACCACATAACGAACGCGTTACAGTTGAGTGCAAGGTAGAACGTGAGCCTACGATATTATTTTTAGGTCGTAATAAATCAAGACTTCAAGTAACAGTTTTGGCAGGACGTCACTTAGTAAAAGTTGTATTTTTCAATCAAGGCTATTTAAAGCAAAAGCTTGTACCGGGTTCCATTATTACCGTGACGGGGAAATGGGATCGTGGTAGACAAGTAATCAATGGTACAACTGTCACATTTGGGCCAAAAACAGATCAAGTAGACTTTGAGCCAGTGTATAGTCTGAAAGGTTTGATTCCACAAAAAAGATTTCGTAAATATATGCGACAAGTGTTAGATGATTTTGGTGCAGAGCTACCAGAGGCGATTCCATATTATTTACAGGAGTCCTATAAGCTTGTTCCGATACGAGAGGGCTTGGAGGGTATCCATTTTCCGCTGGATGCTGGGCATGCTAAACAAGCAAGAAGACGCTTTGCTTATGAGGAGCTATTAAACTTCCAATTGCGTATACAGGCATTACGTAAAACGCGGAAAGAGAGTGAGCGTGGCACAATCATTCAGTTTGATGTGCATAAACTACGAGCATTTATTGCTTCATTGCCCTATGAATTAACAAATGCTCAAAAACGAGTGGTTAATGAAATTTGTAAAGATTTGAAGGAACCACATCGAATGAATCGTTTGCTGCAAGGCGACGTAGGTTCTGGGAAAACAGTAGTAGCGGCAATCGGTTTATATGCAGCTGTGACAGCGGGCTTTCAAGGAGCCTTAATGGCACCAACTGAAATTTTAGCGGAACAGCACTTGGAGAACTTAAAAGAATGGTTTCAACCCTTTGATGTTCGTGTTGCTTTGTTATCTGGGTCAACTAAAACAAAGGAGCGACGTGGGATTTTAGCAGATTTGGCAAATGGTGATCTTGACATTGTCATTGGCACACATGCGTTAATTCAGCCAGATGTTATATTTCAAAAGCTAGGTTTTGTCATCACAGATGAGCAGCATCGCTTTGGTGTGGAACAACGTCGAATTTTGCGTGATAAAGGGGAGAATCCAGATGTCCTCTTTATGACAGCTACTCCTATACCGCGTACACTTGCTATTACTGCATTTGGGGAAATGGATGTATCGATAATTGATGAAATGCCAGCGGGCCGTAAACAGATTGAAACGCATTGGATGAAAAAAGAGCAACTCGGCTCTGTGATGTCCAAGCTAGAATTGGAGCTAGCGGCTGGAAGACAAGCTTATGCTATTTGTCCACTTATTGAGGAATCTGATAAGCTTGATGTTCAAAATGCTGTAGAAATTTATGAGCAACTAGCCACTTATTTTAAAGATCGTTATCAGGTCGGTTTAATGCATGGACGTTTATCAGCCGATGAAAAAGATGCGGTGATGCGCGATTTTAGTGAAGGAACAATTCAGCTTTTAGTTTCTACAACAGTTGTGGAGGTAGGTGTTAATGTACCGAATGCTACCTTTATGATTGTCTATGATGCTGAGCGTTTTGGCCTAGCGCAATTGCACCAGCTCCGAGGGCGTGTCGGGCGTGGTGAGCACCAGTCATACTGTATTTTACTTGCTGATCCTAAGTCTGATGAAGGGAAAGAGCGTATGCAGTCGATGACGGAAACGAATGATGGTTTCCGTTTAGCTGAAAAAGATTTAGAATTAAGGGGACCAGGGGACTTTTTTGGTAGAAAGCAAAGTGGTTTGCCAGATTTTAAAGTAGCTGATTTAGTACATGATTATCGTATACTCGAGACCGCAAGAAAAGATGCAACAGAGATGCTTGAAACAAAAGCGTTTTGGCAGGATGATGACTATCAATACTTGCGTAAAATGCTAGAAGAGTCGGGTGTATTACAGGGAGAGCGCTTCGATTAG
- the fapR gene encoding transcription factor FapR, protein MRRTKKERQRLLSETIAENPFVTDEQLATQFQVSVQTIRLDRMELSIPELRERIKDVASKNYENEVKSLPIDEVIGEIVDIELDNRALSIFDVQEEHVFQRNGIARGHHLFAQANSLAVAVIDDELALTVHSNITFVKPVRAGNRVITKAIVIGRDDLNHRTKVEVTSTVNGETVFVGEFDMYRTKGKGE, encoded by the coding sequence TTGAGACGAACGAAAAAAGAGCGACAGCGACTACTATCTGAAACGATAGCTGAAAATCCATTCGTCACAGATGAACAGCTAGCAACACAGTTTCAGGTAAGTGTCCAAACAATTCGTTTAGATCGTATGGAGTTATCTATACCAGAATTACGAGAGCGAATTAAAGATGTTGCTTCTAAAAACTATGAAAATGAAGTAAAATCTCTACCGATTGATGAAGTCATCGGAGAAATTGTAGATATTGAATTAGATAATCGAGCACTATCGATTTTTGATGTACAAGAAGAGCATGTTTTTCAGCGCAATGGCATCGCACGTGGACATCATTTGTTTGCACAAGCAAACTCATTAGCGGTCGCAGTAATTGATGACGAACTAGCATTAACCGTACATTCCAATATAACATTTGTGAAACCTGTGCGTGCTGGAAATCGTGTTATTACAAAAGCGATTGTTATCGGACGAGATGATCTTAATCATCGTACAAAAGTCGAGGTAACATCTACCGTAAATGGTGAAACCGTTTTTGTTGGTGAATTTGATATGTACCGCACGAAAGGTAAAGGTGAGTAA
- the plsX gene encoding phosphate acyltransferase PlsX, with the protein MKLALDGMGGDNAPKSVVEGALLALEQIPNLEIQLYGQQDKLEPFLKQHDRLTIIHCEEIVEGTDDPARAVRRKKDSSMARMMESVEEGRADACLSAGNTGALMAGGLFKVGRIEGIDRPALATTLPTLDGKGFLMLDLGANADARPEHLVQYAIMGDIYAKKVGGLQKPRIGLLNIGTEEKKGNELTKAAFELLKEADLNFIGNVEARDLLEGVADVVVTDGFTGNMVLKSIEGTAGALFSMLKEAFMSSTKTKISAALMKNNLRDLKNKMDYTEYGGAGLFGLQAPVIKAHGSSNAKAIFSAIRQANTMVEHAVISTITDTVRHLEID; encoded by the coding sequence ATGAAATTAGCGCTTGATGGAATGGGTGGAGACAATGCACCAAAATCAGTTGTTGAAGGTGCACTCTTAGCATTAGAGCAAATCCCAAATTTAGAAATCCAATTATATGGTCAGCAAGATAAGCTTGAGCCATTTTTAAAACAACATGATCGATTAACAATCATACATTGTGAGGAAATAGTAGAAGGAACGGATGACCCTGCACGTGCTGTTCGTCGAAAAAAGGATTCTTCAATGGCTCGTATGATGGAATCGGTGGAAGAAGGTAGAGCAGATGCTTGCCTATCTGCTGGGAATACCGGAGCGTTAATGGCAGGGGGCTTATTTAAAGTTGGCCGAATTGAGGGGATAGACCGTCCAGCTTTGGCTACAACATTACCGACATTGGATGGTAAAGGCTTCTTAATGCTTGATTTAGGAGCAAATGCAGATGCACGACCAGAGCATTTAGTGCAATATGCGATTATGGGTGATATTTATGCTAAAAAGGTTGGAGGCTTACAAAAACCACGAATTGGCCTATTAAATATCGGTACTGAGGAAAAAAAGGGTAATGAATTAACGAAAGCTGCCTTCGAATTATTGAAGGAAGCTGATTTGAATTTTATTGGTAATGTAGAAGCGCGTGATTTGCTTGAAGGAGTAGCGGATGTTGTTGTAACAGATGGCTTTACAGGCAATATGGTGTTGAAGTCTATTGAAGGGACGGCTGGCGCTTTATTTTCAATGTTAAAAGAGGCATTTATGTCATCAACGAAAACGAAAATTTCAGCAGCACTCATGAAAAATAATTTACGTGACTTAAAAAATAAAATGGACTACACAGAGTATGGTGGTGCAGGGTTGTTTGGCTTACAAGCACCTGTAATTAAAGCGCATGGCTCATCGAATGCAAAAGCAATTTTTAGTGCGATTCGACAAGCTAATACGATGGTAGAGCATGCTGTTATTTCGACGATTACTGATACAGTACGTCACTTAGAAATTGATTAA
- the fabD gene encoding ACP S-malonyltransferase → MTKIAFIFPGQGSQVVGMGQEFVENAADSKAFYDRADQALQFELSKLMLEGPAEELTLTYHAQPALLTTGVMVAEKLRAAGIQPHYAAGHSLGEYGALVLAGVMSFDDAVSIVHKRGLYMNEAVPAGQGAMAAILGMELEALNAVTELVSAAGDSVQVANVNCPGQIVISGTKEGVDKAIIAAKEAGAKRAIPLVVSGPFHSELMRPSSEKLQAALAEITLSAPEIPVIGNVMAKELKDVPAIQQELVEQVYSAVQWEASMREMIAQGVDVFIECGPGKVLSGLLKKIDRSVAAYCVYDEASLEAVLEASKEWSINA, encoded by the coding sequence ATGACGAAAATAGCATTTATTTTTCCAGGACAAGGTTCGCAAGTAGTAGGGATGGGTCAAGAGTTTGTTGAAAATGCAGCAGACAGTAAAGCATTTTATGATCGTGCAGATCAAGCTCTTCAATTTGAATTATCTAAGTTAATGTTAGAAGGTCCAGCTGAGGAGTTAACACTGACATACCACGCTCAGCCAGCACTTCTTACTACGGGTGTAATGGTAGCTGAAAAGCTGCGTGCAGCAGGAATTCAGCCACACTATGCTGCGGGTCATTCGCTTGGAGAATATGGTGCATTGGTTTTAGCAGGCGTAATGTCATTTGATGATGCCGTGTCTATCGTGCATAAACGTGGTCTTTATATGAATGAAGCTGTACCAGCAGGACAAGGAGCGATGGCAGCGATTCTAGGGATGGAATTAGAGGCATTGAACGCAGTTACAGAGCTGGTTTCAGCAGCAGGTGATTCTGTGCAGGTAGCCAATGTGAATTGTCCAGGACAAATTGTTATCTCAGGCACTAAAGAAGGTGTAGATAAAGCGATTATTGCTGCAAAAGAAGCAGGGGCAAAGCGCGCAATACCTTTAGTTGTGAGCGGTCCATTTCATTCTGAATTGATGCGACCATCCTCAGAGAAACTGCAAGCAGCATTAGCAGAGATTACTTTATCTGCACCTGAAATCCCTGTTATCGGCAATGTAATGGCGAAGGAATTAAAGGATGTACCAGCGATTCAGCAGGAGCTAGTTGAACAGGTATATAGTGCAGTGCAATGGGAAGCATCTATGCGTGAAATGATTGCACAAGGTGTCGATGTCTTTATCGAATGTGGACCTGGCAAAGTATTAAGCGGTCTCTTGAAAAAAATTGATCGTTCAGTTGCTGCTTATTGTGTCTATGATGAAGCATCATTAGAAGCGGTTTTAGAAGCGTCGAAGGAGTGGTCAATCAATGCGTAA